TTCGGCCTTTTTCATATCGAGATTTCGGAAGGGCCAGATGCCTTTCTCCGGCTCGCGCCCCATCCAGAAGTTGCGCACGACCGACATCAGCGGGATCATCGCGAGGTCCTGGTAGACGGTGGCGATCCCGGCACCCATCGCGTCACGCGGGGATTCAAACGTAATGGGTTTCCCTTCGATCACCATCGTGCCCGAGGATGGACGGTGCACGCCCGACATCGTCTTGATGAAGGTCGATTTCCCCGCGCCGTTATCGCCCAGCAGGCAATGGCATTCGCCCGCCGTGACGTCAAAGGACACCCCGTTCAGCGCGATCACATGGCCGAAATGCTTCTTGATATTGCGCATTTCCACGATTGGAGTCGTCATCAGCGTTCTCCCGTGATGATGCGGCGGATATAGGTGTTCATGATCACGGCGACCAAAAGGATCGCCCCGAGGAAGACGCGGAAGAGCGAGCTTTCGGCATTGGCGAAGAACAGACCCTGTTGCACGACCCCGAAGATCACCGCCCCAAGTGCTGCGCCGATCACCGATCCGTAACCGCCGGTCAGAAGCGCGCCCCCGATCACCACACAGATGATTGCCTCAAACTCTTTCAGCATGCCGCGATCCGCAGCGGCCGAGCCGAATTCCATCACCTGGCAGGTGGCGAAAACACAGGCGCAAAAGGCCGAGAACATGAACATCGAGATCTTGACCCGGTTCACCGGAACGCCGACATAACGCGCGGCCTGGGCATCACCGCCGGCAGCAAAGATCCAGTTGCCGAATTTGGTGCGGGTCAGCAGCAGATGGCCAAGGATGACCAGCGCCAGCGCCCAGACGATCAGCATCGGAATTCCGTCAACCACCGGCTGCCCGGCACGCGAGCCGCGGGTAAAAGTTGCAATCCAGCCCGCCTCGCCCATCCAGCTGAAAAACCCGGTCAGGATCTTGCCGCCAAAGACCGGCGCCAGCCAGTCGCCCTGGGCTTTTTCGGCTACGCCACCAATGATGGTCTGGCGGGTGAAATAGACCGAGCCCCAGATGGTCAGGCCCCGCAGGATGAACAGAAATGCGAGCGTCACGATAAACGAAGGCAGCCCGGTCTTGACCACGAGCCAGCCATTCAGCGCGCCGATCAGCATGCAAAAGGCAAAAGTGAACAGGATCGCCGCCCAAAGCGGCCAGCCCATATGCACCGACAGGATCGCCATGACCGTGCCGGAAAAGCCGATCATCGAGCCGGTCGAGAGGTCGAATTCGCCCGCGATCATCAACAGGCAGGCGCCGACTGCAATGATCATGAACTGCGCGGAAACCACGGTCCAGTTCATGATACCTTCGGCCCGGAACATGCCGGAATCGCCGGCAATGGCCCCGAAAAGCAGGAAGACAAGGACGGTGCCGCAGATGCCGCCCAGTTCAGGCCGGATCAGCGCGCGGCGCCAGGGCGAGACGGTTTTGACGCGCTCGTCTTTATGAGCCTGGACGGCTTCTGTCATTTGGATAATCCCCACAGGTAAAACGGGCCGGGTGCGTTTTCTGCCCCGGCCCTTGCACCAGATCAGCGATATTCGCCGGCGAGCGACTCGACGAAATCGATATTCTCTTTGGTGACGAAGCCCGGACCCGTGAAGACCGAGTTCGACGGTGCCACGCCGTAGCGGACATAGGCCGTCAGCACCTGAATCGGCACCGAGCCTTGCAGGAAAGGCTGCTGGTCGATGGCGAAGTTGATGGTTCCGTCTTTGATCCCGGCCGAGATTTCCGATGACAGGTCAAACGTGCCGAAATAGATCTCGCCATCAAGGCCGAGTTCTTTCACCGCGCGGATCGACGGCTCGGCCGAGTTCGGGCCAAGGGTCAGGATCGCGCCGGTATCGGGGTTCGCGGTCAGATAGGCTTTGACCTTATTGGCGACTTCCGACGGGTCCATGCCGGAATCGATCATCTGGCTGCCCAGTTCCTGGCCGATCCCGTCAGCAAAGCCACGGCAGCGTTCGACCGATTGCGGGTTGGTGATATAGTGGTTGACGCAAAGGAAGGTGGTGATCCCCGCCTCTTTCGCGCGCTCGCCTGCGCCGAGACCCGCCTCATATTCCGGCTGACCAACATGGAGCAGCGCGCCAAGCTTCTTGCTTTCCTCGACGGTGCCCGAATTCACGGTGACGACCGGAATCCCCTTGGCGACGGCGTCTTTGATCGGGCCTTCCAGCACATTGTAATCGGCGATGGTGACGATGATGCCGTCGACATCGGCGGCGGCGGCCTGCTGCACGATCCGCGCCATATCGGCGAGGTCGCCGGTCGCGGGGTTACGGTATTCGGTGTTCACACCCATCTGTTCATTGGTGACCTTGATCGCATTCTTGATCACGTTGAACCAGCTGTCGCTGTCCGGGCCATGGCTGATCCAGACGAATTGCTCGCCCTCTGCCTTTGCAGAGCTGACCATAGCGGTCACCGCAAGAACCGCCCCGATGGCGACCGATCTCAGCATTGATTTCATTATGGTAGTCCTCCCTTTGCGGCTTCCCTCTGTGACCGCCGGAAGCCATGGCGGATTCTGGTTTGTCGGGTGCTAGGGTCGGCGTTTTGCCTCCTGCGCGTCCAGCGCTGCGTCGAGCTTTGCCGCATCCCACGCCTCGGCCACAGCCTGGGCCAGCAGATCCTGCTGCGTCGGCGGCGCGAGACCGCCAATCGGCGGATCGGTGTCGAGATTGGTCGGGAAGGGATAACCATCCGCCGTGGCCGCGATCACCGCATGCCGCCCCTCGGGCGAAAGCGCTGCGAGATGTGGGAAAACGGCGCGGCACATCGCGGTGCGGTCAATTGCCTCCATATGGCGGGCAAAGGCGCTGGCGGTCTGGATCAGGTTGACCATCCGCACGACGTCAGAGGTCTTGTTTTCGCCCGCTGCATGGAACAGAGCCGGGCTGAAAAAGATAGCATCACCCTTTTCCAGCGGCAGCTGAACGTGATGCTCTTCGAAATACTCACGGAACGCGGGCCGGGTGGCGGCAATATAGCCCTGCAGGAAACGCTGCGAATGCGGCAGCAGCTTCGTGGTGCCGCTTTCCACCGGCATATCGCAATGCGCGACACCGCCTTGCAGGATCAGCGTCGGGCCTGTGGCATGGATATGATCGGGATAGTCCGCCATCTGCTCCGGCGACATGAAACCGAGGTGATAATCGCGATGCGGTGCCTGTGCCTTGCCGCCGGGGCGGACCTGGTTCACCTGGGTCGCGATCTGATAGCCCGGCCCAAGCCAGGCGCGGCAGGCAATATCAATCACCGGATTGGCCATATAGCGCGCATAAACCGCCGGATCATGCAGGCAGAGCTTTTGCAGGCTGTTCCAGATCCGGTCATTGGCGCCGGCTTTGGCGAAATGGTCACCCGCCGCGACGCCGGCCGCACGTTCGTGCGCGATGATGGCGCGGAACGCGTCCGAGGCCGCATCAATCGCACCTTTGTCGGCAAAGGCGTTTTTAACCACGAAAACGCCGGCACCTTCGCCGATCACCCGCGCCCATTCGCGCGAGATCCCGGCGCTGACACGCGCGCCATCATAGATCGGAATGTTCTTTTCAATCGTAATGGCCGAGGGGCAATGCGCAATGGTGGTCACCGTCTCCACCTGAGCGCGAAACTCTTCAAGACTGATCTCGGGGACCAAATCCTTCACGATGCTCTCCCTTCATCGTCGACCTGTCGGATCAGGTGGCAGGACATCAGCCGACCATGCCGGCCCCGCGCCCTGACGCGATGCCGGTTGTCTGCTTTTGTAAAATTGCAACCTGAATACTTTGGCAATATTGATTGCAGAAATTTGAGTGTGTCAACCTATAATTCAGAAATCTGCCCTGATCCCGACAGATCTATCTGCCGCGCGGGCGGGGTTTTGACCTGAAAAATTTACTTATCTATTTGTATTATTTATACTATATTGAAAAATCCGGAGCACCCTGCCCCCGGGGCAGTAGTGGCGGCTCCGATTGCGGACTTGCAATTTTCCTTGCAGAAAATTGCCACCGCCAGGCCCCGATCTTTGATTCGATCCGCCGCAAAGCTCTCTCAGACCTGCATCCTGACAGCGGGCGCAGGGCCCATTGCAGCCTGCAACTGTCAGATACTCTCGGGCAGGATCAGCCGCATCGGCAGGAAAACCTGTGCCTGCCCCTCCGCTGCCGCCTCGCCTTTGACCGCCTGACGGGCAAGAGTGACCAGCGTGGTGCAGATCTCGCGCAATGGCGTGTCGATCACGAGCGAGACAATCCCCTCGGCCATCGCGCGCCTGGTGGTCTCGGTCAGTTCATTGGCAATCACGTCGATCTCGCCATGGCGGCGCTCTTCCCGTACGGCGCGGATCACGCCATTGCGCCCGCCGCCGCAGCAATAGATGCCACAGAGCGATTTATGCCGCGCCATCAGCGCAATTGCCGCTTCATAGGTCAGATCATCGGTGTCGAGATTGACCTGGGTGTCGAGCAGGACCAGATCCGGCCTTTCGCGTCGGATATAGCTGCGAAACCCGGTCTCGCGCAGCTCATGCCCATGCCAGAGCTGGCCGCCGACAAACAGCGCGAGCGCGCCCCCTGCCCCTTTGGGCACGCCCCGCGCCAGCATCGCCGCTGCCACCCGCCCGACCTTGAGATTATTGACCCCCAGATAGGCATGACGCACCCCCTGGGCGAGGTCGGATAAAAGCGCGATCACCGGGATGCCTGCGGCACGCAGATCGGCCACCGCCTCGGTTACGCGCGGATGATCCACGGCGACGAGCCCAATCGCCTGGACCTTTGGGGCAAGCCGTTCCAGCGCGGCAATGGTGGCGGCAGGGCTGGAATTGGCGGCATATTCGGTCACGATACGCAGCCGCAGCCCGGTTTCAGCAAGGGCTGCCGCTTCAGCCTCGGCCTGGAACTGGCGATAGAAGTCCGGCTCGGTCGGCAAAAGTACCAGGCCGATGGTCAGGCTCTCCTGCGCGCCGATCAGGCGTTTCTCCAGCAACGGCGCGGCATGAAATCCCATCTCGCGGGCGATTTCGAGCACATGCACCGCCGTCGCCCGCCTCACCGCACTGCGACCGTTCAGCACCCGGTCGATCGTGGCGGTGGACACCCCCGCAGCCTGGGCGAGATCGGTAATCGTCACACGTTTGTGCATCGATAAAATCCATCAAAAACCATCATTACCCATCACCATTCTGATGTGAATTGCAATAAACGAATCTGAAAACCGGCAATTTTCGTTGCAATACCATCGGGAGAGGCCACAGGTCTGAGATCAGAGACCGTCGCTGTACCGGAGGGGAATCACGTTATGAGCCATACCAACCGCGATTACGCGCTGCTCGGGCGCGATGCCAGGCTGGCCGAGGAAATCGGCCTCGTCTCCGCCCAGTGGTATCATACCGACCTGCCACGCAAGGTGATGAAAGAGCTGATGACACGGTCGGATCAGCCCGCGATCCGCGACACGATCATCCTGTTTGGCGTGATGATCGCCTCGGCGGCAATGGGCATCTGGCTCTGGCCCTCCTGGTGGTCCGCACCCTTCTGGCTGATTTACGGCGTGCTCTATGCCTCGGCCATGGACAGTCGCTGGCATGAATGCGGCCATGGCACAGCGTTCAGGACGCGCTGGATGAATGATGCGGTTTATCAGGTCGCCTGCTTTTGTATGATGCGCAATCCGGTGACCTGGCGATGGAGCCATACCCGCCACCACACCGACACGATCATCGTCGGCCATGACCCCGAGATCATCGCGATGCGCCCGGCGGTCGTCGCCCGGCTGATCCTGAATTTCTTCGGAATATTCGAGTTTTGGGGCAATGCAAAAACCACGCTGCAGCTGATCGCCGGCTATATGCCGGAAACCACGAAATCCTTCGTGCCGGAACCCGAACGCAAACGCGCCTTCCTGATCGCCCGCATCTGGGCAGTCATCTATCTGGGCGTCGCGGCGCTGGCCTGGTGGATGCAGTCGATCCTGCCCTTCATGGTCGTAGGTCTGCCGATCCTTTTTGGCAGCTGGCATATGGTGATGACCGGCTACATGCAGCATCTGGGGCTGGCGGAAAATGTGCTCGACCACCGGCTGAATTCGCGCACCGTCTATGTGAACCCCATCTCGCGCTTCATTTACTGGAACATGAATTTCCATGTCGAACATCACATGTTCCCGATGGTGCCCTATCACGCCCTGCCCCGGATGCATGAGCTGGTGAAACATGACATGCCGCCCGCGCATCCCTCGATCCTTTCGGCCTATCGCGAGATCATCCCGACCCTGATCCGCCAGTTCAAAAACCCGGACTGGTTCGTCAAGCGCGAGCTTCCGGCCAGCGCCCAGCCCTACCGCGCCGAATATCACGGCGATCTGGAACCTGGCGCCCCCACCCCCGGCATCGCAGGCTATGACGCGCAGGCGCGCCCGATTGCCGCCGAATAGCCCTGCCGGACACCTGCTCCCATCCCGCCCGATTGCCAGATATCTCCGGAGGAGAAGACATGCCCTGGATTGCCGCCTGTTCTGCCGATGACATCGACAACGAAGATCTGATCCGCTGGGATCACGCCGGTCGCAGCTATGCGATCTATCGCAGCCCCGATGATGATTATTTCTGCACTGACGGCTTTTG
This DNA window, taken from Rhodobacter sp. 24-YEA-8, encodes the following:
- a CDS encoding fatty acid desaturase family protein, with amino-acid sequence MSHTNRDYALLGRDARLAEEIGLVSAQWYHTDLPRKVMKELMTRSDQPAIRDTIILFGVMIASAAMGIWLWPSWWSAPFWLIYGVLYASAMDSRWHECGHGTAFRTRWMNDAVYQVACFCMMRNPVTWRWSHTRHHTDTIIVGHDPEIIAMRPAVVARLILNFFGIFEFWGNAKTTLQLIAGYMPETTKSFVPEPERKRAFLIARIWAVIYLGVAALAWWMQSILPFMVVGLPILFGSWHMVMTGYMQHLGLAENVLDHRLNSRTVYVNPISRFIYWNMNFHVEHHMFPMVPYHALPRMHELVKHDMPPAHPSILSAYREIIPTLIRQFKNPDWFVKRELPASAQPYRAEYHGDLEPGAPTPGIAGYDAQARPIAAE
- a CDS encoding sugar ABC transporter substrate-binding protein, whose protein sequence is MKSMLRSVAIGAVLAVTAMVSSAKAEGEQFVWISHGPDSDSWFNVIKNAIKVTNEQMGVNTEYRNPATGDLADMARIVQQAAAADVDGIIVTIADYNVLEGPIKDAVAKGIPVVTVNSGTVEESKKLGALLHVGQPEYEAGLGAGERAKEAGITTFLCVNHYITNPQSVERCRGFADGIGQELGSQMIDSGMDPSEVANKVKAYLTANPDTGAILTLGPNSAEPSIRAVKELGLDGEIYFGTFDLSSEISAGIKDGTINFAIDQQPFLQGSVPIQVLTAYVRYGVAPSNSVFTGPGFVTKENIDFVESLAGEYR
- a CDS encoding phytanoyl-CoA dioxygenase family protein produces the protein MKDLVPEISLEEFRAQVETVTTIAHCPSAITIEKNIPIYDGARVSAGISREWARVIGEGAGVFVVKNAFADKGAIDAASDAFRAIIAHERAAGVAAGDHFAKAGANDRIWNSLQKLCLHDPAVYARYMANPVIDIACRAWLGPGYQIATQVNQVRPGGKAQAPHRDYHLGFMSPEQMADYPDHIHATGPTLILQGGVAHCDMPVESGTTKLLPHSQRFLQGYIAATRPAFREYFEEHHVQLPLEKGDAIFFSPALFHAAGENKTSDVVRMVNLIQTASAFARHMEAIDRTAMCRAVFPHLAALSPEGRHAVIAATADGYPFPTNLDTDPPIGGLAPPTQQDLLAQAVAEAWDAAKLDAALDAQEAKRRP
- a CDS encoding LacI family DNA-binding transcriptional regulator translates to MHKRVTITDLAQAAGVSTATIDRVLNGRSAVRRATAVHVLEIAREMGFHAAPLLEKRLIGAQESLTIGLVLLPTEPDFYRQFQAEAEAAALAETGLRLRIVTEYAANSSPAATIAALERLAPKVQAIGLVAVDHPRVTEAVADLRAAGIPVIALLSDLAQGVRHAYLGVNNLKVGRVAAAMLARGVPKGAGGALALFVGGQLWHGHELRETGFRSYIRRERPDLVLLDTQVNLDTDDLTYEAAIALMARHKSLCGIYCCGGGRNGVIRAVREERRHGEIDVIANELTETTRRAMAEGIVSLVIDTPLREICTTLVTLARQAVKGEAAAEGQAQVFLPMRLILPESI
- a CDS encoding ABC transporter permease, translating into MTEAVQAHKDERVKTVSPWRRALIRPELGGICGTVLVFLLFGAIAGDSGMFRAEGIMNWTVVSAQFMIIAVGACLLMIAGEFDLSTGSMIGFSGTVMAILSVHMGWPLWAAILFTFAFCMLIGALNGWLVVKTGLPSFIVTLAFLFILRGLTIWGSVYFTRQTIIGGVAEKAQGDWLAPVFGGKILTGFFSWMGEAGWIATFTRGSRAGQPVVDGIPMLIVWALALVILGHLLLTRTKFGNWIFAAGGDAQAARYVGVPVNRVKISMFMFSAFCACVFATCQVMEFGSAAADRGMLKEFEAIICVVIGGALLTGGYGSVIGAALGAVIFGVVQQGLFFANAESSLFRVFLGAILLVAVIMNTYIRRIITGER